A DNA window from Fragaria vesca subsp. vesca linkage group LG3, FraVesHawaii_1.0, whole genome shotgun sequence contains the following coding sequences:
- the LOC101299365 gene encoding uncharacterized protein LOC101299365, with amino-acid sequence MKRVEIVDRLSSLMSFSSSSLDNGEVVYSPSYSSFGDQADQASLPAQQMSLMKPSATVRPYLRSKMPRLRWSSDLHRCFVHAVERLGGEDRATPKLILQIMNVKGLTISHVKSHLQMCRSMKHEKRIQEAAIAAKRNDKAKLPDTSNSYLLHPTKSIATLPCCQRSNWMMRNMYNSAPYHSNRSFYCIEGIDHNNTSTVAKWNNENCKQNSYFIFTDLVKRGSDNAQESNDQVKALSLVNAGCHSTHNKLEDLATGAHIDAAMSPSLKSSPKAYYSQQFRLRDAANSVVDDVSLELSLS; translated from the exons ATGAAGAGAGTTGAGATAGTTGATCGTCTGAGTTCTCTTATGAGCTTTTCGTCCTCTTCACTTGACAATGGAGAAGTTGTATATTCTCCGAGCTACTCGTCATTTGGTGATCAAGCTGATCAAGCTAGTTTGCCAGCGCAGCAGATGAGCCTGATGAAACCATCAGCTACAGTTAGACCTTATCTTCGTTCGAAAATGCCTCGGCTTCGTTGGTCGTCTGATCTTCACCGCTGTTTTGTGCATGCAGTTGAAAGGCTTGGAGGAGAAGACA GAGCTACTCCAAAGTTGATTCTGCAGATCATGAATGTGAAGGGCCTTACCATATCTCATGTAAAAAGTCATCTTCAG ATGTGCAGGAGCATGAAGCATGAAAAACGCATACAAG AAGCGGCTATAGCAGCAAAGAGGAATGATAAGGCAAAGCTCCCCGACACAAGCAATTCATACTTGCTACATCCAACCAAGAGTATTGCTACTCTCCCTTGTTGCCAAAGGAGCAATTGGATGATGAGAAACATGTACAACAGTGCACCCTACCATAGCAATAGAAGCTTTTACTGCATTGAAGGAATTGATCACAATAATACCAGCACTGTGGCAAAATG GAACAATGAGAATTGCAAACAGAATTCTTACTTCATATTCACAGATCTAGTCAAAAGAGGCAGTGATAATGCTCAA GAGAGCAATGATCAAGTGAAAGCACTGTCATTAGTCAATGCTGGTTGCCATAGCACTCATAATAAACTGGAAGATTTAGCAACAGGAGCCCATATTGATGCCGCAATGTCTCCATCACTCAAATCATCACCAAAAGCTTATTATTCTCAGCAGTTCAGGCTAAGGGACGCTGCGAATTCAGTTGTGGATGATGTCTCTCTTGAACTTAGTCTTAGTTAA
- the LOC101299072 gene encoding probable rhamnogalacturonate lyase B-like — MAKKKMKLSSQGPYVTLDNGLVKLTVVKPQGYITGIAYGGMDNLLDPKSNESSRGYWDINWNLPGGQDIYDLLKGAEYSVVQMNKEYLEVSFKNTYDPSSVGGTNLPLSVDIRYIVRAGVSGFYCYGIYERPSGCPAFDIAQTRLVFKLRKDKFHYMAITDEKQRVMPMPEDLLPDRGKQLIVPESVLLVNPINPDLKGEVDDKYMYSMDNKDSGVHGWIGSGPIIGFWTIFPSQEFRNGGPTKQNLTVHTGPTCLAMFQGTHYLGLDMVAQFEEGETWKKVFGPVFIHLNSIPDATKAHKLWTDAKKQRLFEETLWPYDFVSSPDYVAAKDRGSVSGRLLVQDRYVSGSLIPAKNAYIGLSVATTAGSWQLESKGYQFWVQTDSNGNFTIKNVIPGVYGLHGWVPGFMGDYLNNDQITISEGKQTELGNLTYVPPRDGPTLWEIGFPDRTAIGEFVPDVNPMYVNKLFINSPEKYRQYGLWDRYTDIHPELDQIYTIGISNTKTDWFFAHVDRGPGNKYVPTTWTIKFNLNSVTTGTYQLRLSIASATRSDLEVHVNHMDTGHLVFQELNLGTDNTVCRHGVHGFYCLFSANFPSTLLVKGDNSIFLTQARGGDSLCGVLYDYLRLEAPATAESPNSLYPPIEYVHNTG, encoded by the exons ATGGCAAAGAAGAAAATGAAACTGAGCAGCCAAGGTCCTTAT GTTACACTAGACAATGGGTTGGTGAAGCTTACAGTTGTGAAACCTCAAGGATATATAACTGGCATTGCTTATGGAGGAATGGACAACCTTCTAGATCCCAAGTCCAATGAATCAAGTAGAGG ATATTGGGACATCAACTGGAATTTGCCAGGAGGCCAAGACATATACGATTT ACTGAAAGGAGCTGAATATAGTGTTGTCCAAATGAACAAAGAATACTTAGAAGTTTCATTCAAGAACACTTATGATCCATCATCAGTTGGAGGCACTAATTTGCCTCTCAGCGTAGATATAAG GTACATAGTAAGGGCTGGTGTTTCAGGCTTCTACTGCTATGGAATCTATGAGCGGCCATCTGGCTGTCCTGCTTTCGATATAGCTCAGACAAGACTGGTGTTTAAGCTGAGAAAAGACAA GTTTCATTACATGGCAATAACAGATGAGAAACAAAGGGTAATGCCTATGCCTGAGGATCTGCTTCCAGATAGAGGCAAGCAACTAATTGTACCAGAGTCAGTTTTGCTAGTAAATCCCATAAATCCAGATCTCAAAGGGGAG GTTGACGATAAGTACATGTATTCGATGGACAACAAAGACAGTGGAGTCCATGGATGGATAGGTTCTGGCCCCATTATCGGATTTTGGACCATCTTTCCGAGCCAGGAATTCAGAAATGGAGGACCTACAAAACAAAACCTCACAGTTCACACTGGTCCAACTTGCCTTGCA ATGTTTCAAGGAACACATTATCTTGGGTTAGATATGGTAGCTCAATTCGAAGAGGGGGAGACATGGAAGAAGGTTTTTGGACCCGTCTTTATACACCTTAACTCAATACCAGATGCAACAAAAGCCCACAAGTTATGGACAGATGCAAAGAAACAG AGGCTGTTTGAAGAGACACTGTGGCCTTATGATTTTGTCTCATCACCCGACTATGTTGCTGCCAAAGACCGCGGTTCAGTTTCTGGGAGATTGTTAGTACAGGACAG GTATGTTTCCGGTTCTCTCATTCCTGCTAAAAATGCATATATTGGTCTCTCGGTTGCAACTACTGCAGGATCATGGCAACTAGAAAGCAAG GGCTATCAGTTTTGGGTACAAACAGATTCAAATGGAAACTTTACTATCAAGAATGTGATCCCTGGAGTATATGGACTTCATGGCTGGGTTCCTGGTTTCATGGGTGACTACCTTAACAATGACCAGATCACTATCTCTGAAG GAAAACAAACAGAACTTGGAAATCTGACCTATGTTCCCCCGAGAGACGGACCAACATTATGGGAGATTGGCTTCCCTGATCGAACAGCCATAGGCGAATTTGTTCCTGATGTGAACCCAATGTATGTCAACAAGTTGTTCATCAACAGCCCCGAAAA GTATAGACAATATGGCTTATGGGACAGATACACTGATATACACCCTGAACTCGACCAAATCTACACTATAGGAATCAGTAATACCAAAACAGACTGGTTCTTTGCTCATGTGGACAG AGGGCCAGGAAATAAGTATGTACCAACAACATGGACAATCAAGTTCAATCTCAATTCAGTAACTACTGGCACTTACCAGCTGAGACTGTCCATTGCTTCAGCAACCCGCTCAGACCTTGAG GTCCATGTTAACCATATGGATACAGGGCACCTGGTGTTTCAAGAGTTGAACTTAGGAACAGATAACACAGTTTGTCGACACGGAGTCCATGGATTCTATTGTCTTTTCAGCGCCAACTTTCCCTCAACATTGCTGGTGAAGGGAGATAACTCCATTTTTC
- the LOC101297911 gene encoding aminomethyltransferase, mitochondrial-like — MRGGGLWQLGQSITRRLAQGDKKGVARRYFASEAELKKTVLYDFHVANGGKMVPFAGWGMPIQYKDSIMDSTVNCRENGGLFDVSHMCGLSLKGKDSIPFLEKLVIADVAGLAPGTGTLTVFTNEKGGAIDDSVVTKVTDDHIYLVVNAGCRDKDLAHIEEHMKAFKAKGGDVSWHIHDERSLLALQGPLAAPTLQHLTKEDLSKFYFGEFRILDINGAHCFLTRTGYTGEDGFEISVPDENALDLAKAILEKSEGKVRLTGLGARDSLRLEAGLCLYGNDMEQHITPVEAGLTWAIGKRRRAEGGFLGAEVILKQLADGPSIRRAGFISSGPPARGHSEIQNEKGETIGEVTSGGFSPCLKKNIAMGYVKSGNHKAGTKVKIVVRGKAYDGTVTKMPFVPTKYYKPT, encoded by the exons ATGAGAGGAGGGGGTTTGTGGCAGCTTGGTCAGTCAATCACCCGACGTCTTGCTCAGGGTGATAAGAAGGGTGTGGCTCGTCGCTACTTTGCTTCAGAAGCTGAGCTCAAAAAGACAGTTCTTTATGACTTCCATGTCGCTAATGGTGGGAAGATGGTGCCGTTTGCTGGATGGGGCATGCCTATTCAGTATAAGGACTCGATTATGGACTCCACTGTGAACTGTAGGGAGAACGGTGGGCTTTTTGATGTCTCTCATATGTGTGGCCTGAGTCTCAAGGGGAAGGACTCCATTCCGTTCCTTGAGAAGCTGGTCATTGCTGATGTTGCTGGTCTGGCCCCTGGAACGGGGACACTAACTGTCTTTACAAATGAGAAGGGAGGGGCAATTGATGACTCTGTTGTCACCAAGGTCACTGATGACCACATATACTTGGTGGTGAATGCTGGATGTAGGGATAAGGATTTGGCTCACATTGAGGAGCACATGAAGGCATTCAAGGCCAAAGGAGGAGACGTCTCATGGCACATTCATGATGAGAGATCTCTTCTAGCTCTTCAG GGTCCTCTTGCTGCCCCAACTCTTCAACACTTGACAAAAGAAGATTTGAGCAAGTTTTATTTCGGAGAGTTCCGAATTTTGGATATCAATGGGGCACACTGCTTTCTCACTAGGACTGG GTACACTGGTGAAGATGGATTTGAAATCTCAGTTCCTGATGAGAATGCATTGGATCTTGCCAAAGCAATCTTGGAGAAATCTGAGGGGAAGGTGAGACTGACTGGATTGGGAGCTCGTGATAGTCTCCGATTGGAAGCTGGTTTGTGTTTATATGGTAATGATATGGAGCAACACATAACACCAGTGGAGGCTGGGCTCACATGGGCTATAGGCAAGAGAAGAAGGGCAGAAGGTGGCTTTCTTGGAGCTGAGGTGATTCTCAAACAACTTGCTGATGGTCCTTCGATCAGGCGTGCTGGTTTCATCTCTTCAGGCCCTCCTGCTAGAGGTCACAGTGAGATTCAGAATGAGAAAGGTGAAACCATTGGGGAAGTGACAAGTGGAGGATTCAGCCCTTGCCTGAAGAAAAATATTGCTATGGGGTACGTGAAATCTGGAAACCACAAGGCTGGAACAAAAGTTAAGATTGTTGTGCGAGGAAAGGCCTATGATGGAACTGTCACTAAAATGCCTTTTGTACCAACAAAATACTACAAGCCAACCTAA
- the LOC101299654 gene encoding probable F-box protein At4g22030-like gives MASLQTSSLLFPASSTLSCSSRRMINAAIHVPKVPRLRFTNPKTATKLVLEGLQLSDGISNTYQVAQPKHQESSNHIHSTTTTSTATIQLYAILEEVADRIEMHINVGEQRNNWNILLLNSINMITLTASVMAGIAGTVGDGTPILALKLSSALLFTAASGMLLIMNKIQPSQLAEEQRNATRLFKQIQTQIHTLLALREPTEQDVKETMEKVLALDKAYPLPLLGAMLEKYPKKFEAAAWWPKSHGVQKPSETKSRMGKTNGWSEDLEDEMREIISVVKSKDFEDYERLGNIALKINKVLAISGPLLTGVAAVGSAFVGHNDIAAIAAVAAGSLSTAVNAFQHGAQVGMVFEMYRYCAGFFNKLEDTIEATLGEQDLEKRENGELFEMKIAMQLGRNLPQLRELASKSASCRRNGTVVDEMGSRLF, from the coding sequence ATGGCTTCTTTGCAAACTTCAAGTCTCTTATTCCCTGCATCTTCAACTCTTTCTTGTTCCTCAAGGAGAATGATCAATGCTGCAATCCATGTCCCCAAAGTTCCAAGACTCCGCTTCACCAACCCGAAAACCGCAACAAAGTTGGTACTTGAAGGCCTACAACTGAGTGATGGGATCTCAAACACATACCAAGTAGCTCAACCAAAGCATCAAGAATCATCAAACCACATTCATTCTACTACCACTACTTCTACAGCTACCATTCAGCTCTATGCAATCCTAGAGGAAGTAGCAGACAGAATTGAGATGCACATCAATGTCGGCGAGCAACGTAACAACTGGAACATTCTTCTGCTCAACTCCATCAACATGATCACTCTCACAGCCTCAGTCATGGCTGGAATTGCAGGCACTGTTGGTGATGGAACTCCCATTTTGGCCTTGAAGTTGTCTTCCGCTCTTTTATTCACTGCAGCCTCAGGAATGTTGCTTATCATGAACAAGATCCAACCTTCACAACTAGCTGAAGAACAGCGCAATGCTACAAGATTGTTCAAGCAAATCCAAACTCAAATCCATACCTTACTAGCACTTCGTGAGCCGACAGAACAAGATGTGAAGGAAACAATGGAGAAGGTTTTGGCCCTTGACAAAGCCTACCCTCTTCCATTGCTTGGAGCTATGCTTGAAAAGTACCCTAAAAAGTTTGAGGCAGCTGCTTGGTGGCCTAAAAGTCATGGAGTTCAAAAACCAAGCGAAACGAAATCAAGGATGGGAAAGACTAATGGGTGGAGTGAAGATCTTGAAGATGAAATGAGAGAAATTATTTCAGTGGTGAAGAGCAAAGACTTCGAAGACTACGAGAGATTAGGTAACATTGCACTCAAGATCAACAAGGTTTTGGCTATCTCTGGTCCTTTGCTTACTGGAGTTGCAGCCGTTGGGTCTGCTTTTGTGGGTCACAATGATATTGCAGCCATTGCAGCAGTGGCTGCAGGTTCATTGAGCACTGCAGTCAATGCTTTTCAACATGGTGCTCAAGTTGGGATGGTGTTTGAGATGTATAGGTACTGTGCTGGCTTCTTCAACAAATTGGAGGATACAATTGAAGCCACACTTGGGGAACAAGATTTGGAGAAAAGAGAAAATGGTGAATTGTTTGAGATGAAGATTGCTATGCAATTGGGAAGAAACTTGCCTCAGCTTAGAGAACTTGCATCAAAATCAGCTTCATGTAGGAGAAATGGAACAGTTGTAGATGAAATGGGTTCAAGACTGTTCTGA
- the LOC101297617 gene encoding L-ascorbate oxidase homolog, which produces MRECRIYCFCIALVLVLVHGANGEDPYKLLTWKITYGDIYPLGVKQQGILINNQFPGPQIDAVTNMNLVISVFNYLSEPFLLSWDGIQQRRNSWQDGMPGTNCPILPGRNFTYNIQVKDQIGSFFYFPSFLFHKAAGGFGGIRIWSRPKIPVPFPNPAGDHTVLAGDWFKTNHYILRRYFLERGQNLPLPDGLLINGRGWNGYTFNVEPGKTYRFRISNVGLTTSLNFRIQGHKMKLVEVEGSHTLQNTYDALDIHLGQSYSVLVTADQPAKDYYVVVSSRFTTKILTTTAILHYTNSRQGVSGPIPWGPTNQVAWSLNQARSIRWNLTASGPRPNPQGSYHYGMIKPARTIMLANSAPWINGKQRYAVNGVSYIPPNTPLKLADHFNIPGVFNLGSISTNPPGGNGGYLQTSVMHANFREFVEIVFQNWEDSVQSWHIDGYSFFVLGMDGGQWTQASRARYNLRDTVARSTVQVYPKSWTAISVALDNVGMWNVRSQNWARQYLGQQFYLRVYSPAHSWRDELPIPRNAILCGRAKGRHTRPL; this is translated from the exons ATGAGAGAGTGTAGGATTTATTGTTTTTGCATTGCTTTGGTTCTGGTTTTAGTTCATGGTGCTAATGGTGAAGACCCATATAAGTTATTAACCTGGAAAATCACTTACGGCGACATTTATCCTCTTGGTGTTAAGCAACAG GGGATCTTGATCAATAATCAATTTCCAGGGCCACAAATTGATGCTGTGACAAATATGAATTTGGTTATCAGTGTGTTCAATTACTTAAGTGAACCATTTCTTCTGTCTTG GGATGGTATACAGCAGAGAAGGAATTCATGGCAGGATGGAATGCCTGGCACAAACTGTCCAATTCTACCAGGAAGGAACTTCACTTACAATATCCAAGTGAAGGATCAGATTGGTAGCTTTTTCTACTTCCCCTCATTTTTGTTCCACAAAGCTGCTGGTGGCTTTGGTGGCATCAGAATCTGGAGCCGGCCTAAGATTCCGGTTCCTTTCCCTAATCCTGCTGGAGACCACACTGTACTAGCTGGTGACTGGTTCAAAACTAATCACTAT ATACTGAGACGATACTTTTTGGAGCGTGGTCAGAATCTTCCCTTGCCTGATGGTCTTCTCATAAATGGTCGTGGATGGAACGGATACACATTCAATGTTGAACCAG GCAAGACATATAGATTTAGGATATCAAATGTAGGGCTTACGACATCCCTTAACTTCAGAATTCAAGGGCATAAGATGAAATTGGTGGAGGTAGAAGGATCTCATACACTTCAGAACACGTATGATGCACTTGACATCCATCTGGGGCAGTCCTATTCTGTCTTGGTTACAGCTGATCAGCCTGCTAAGGACTACTACGTTGTCGTTTCTTCACGCTTCACTACCAAGATACTCACCACCACAGCCATTCTTCACTACACCAATTCGCGCCAGGGAGTTTCGGGTCCTATCCCTTGGGGGCCTACCAATCAGGTTGCTTGGTCCCTCAACCAAGCAAGATCAATACG ATGGAACCTGACAGCTAGTGGACCTAGGCCAAATCCTCAAGGCTCATACCACTATGGAATGATCAAGCCAGCCAGGACAATTATGCTTGCAAACTCCGCACCCTGGATCAATGGCAAGCAGAGGTATGCTGTCAACGGTGTCTCTTATATTCCACCAAACACTCCTTTGAAACTCGCTGATCACTTCAACATTCCGGGAGTTTTCAACCTTGGAAGCATTTCTACCAATCCTCCAGGAGGAAATGGTGGCTACTTGCAAACCTCAGTCATGCATGCCAACTTCCGAGAATTTGTAGAGATTGTTTTCCAAAATTGGGAAGACTCTGTGCAGTCATGGCACATTGATGGCTATTCATTCTTTGTACTGGG GATGGATGGAGGACAATGGACTCAAGCAAGTAGAGCACGTTACAATCTGAGAGACACAGTTGCACGCTCCACTGTTCAG GTTTATCCAAAGTCATGGACTGCAATCTCCGTGGCATTGGACAATGTCGGAATGTGGAATGTGAGGTCTCAAAATTGGGCAAGGCAGTACCTGGGACAGCAGTTCTATCTGAGAGTATACTCTCCTGCTCATTCATGGAGAGATGAATTACCGATTCCAAGAAATGCCATTCTTTGTGGCAGGGCAAAAGGTCGCCACACCAGGCCTCTATAA